In Nomascus leucogenys isolate Asia chromosome 3, Asia_NLE_v1, whole genome shotgun sequence, the genomic window GTCTGGCCCCCACTGCAGTCGAAGCCCCTCATAAATACAGGAGCAAGAGAagtctttccttcttcttctttttttttcttttgagatggagtctcactctgtcgcccaggttggagtgcaatggcgcagtcttggctcactgcaacctccgcctcccaggttcaagcaattctcctgcctcagcctcccgagtagctgggattacaggcatgcaccaccacgcctggctaatttttgcatttttagtagagatggggtttcaccatgttggccaggctgttcttgaactcctgacctcatgatccgcctgcctcagcctcccaaagtgctgggattacaggcgtgagccaccgcgcccggccttacctTTCCTTCTTTTAAACACTCTCTCTCAGAAATAACTTTTTTGGCTTAAATGAGCAAAACTAGGGAAAGGGGCAACCAGTCTGTCTGAATGGGGAGGACAAATGGTTTCCTGTCCCTCCCATACCCAAGCAAGAGCGGAACCCGGCCAGCCCCGGGGCCCtggggagcctggtgggaggaCTGGAGGGGCAGGGGCTCGGGCACGCACTTAGAAAAGGTGCAGTCCAGCCCCGGCAGCACGGTGTACTCCCCAAAGGGTGCAAGGGCCACCAGGTCCATGCTGTGGGTGCCGCTCACACAGCATTCCAGGTTGAAGAAGGAGTTCAGGATGGCCAGCTTCAGCTTCCTGGTCTCCTCGTCCTCTGTCCAGCCGGCCACGTGCTGGCCAATCTCCTTCTTGAGGTACTCCCCGACGCTGGGCACCGGGGTCTCCACAGCGTGCAGGAACTCCCGGGTCTGGTCTATCAGGCCGTAGAACAGAGTGGCCATCTCCGCCACCAGCTGGAGGCTCACGCGGGCCCCGGAGCTGGCGTAGCTCACCGAGGGCAGGCCCACGTGACCCCCGGTCTCCACCAGCTGGTTCTCCTCGGACAGCTCCTTCTCCCCCAGCAGCCCGTACTCAGCAGCCAGCTGGAAGACGGGGTTGCCCCGGGAGGGCCCATGGATCCAGTGCGCGCCCACCTCCACCACGCCACCTGCGAAGGGACAGCAGATGCCACCTGGAGGTCCCTTTCCCAGACCGGTCACCCCGAGCCCTTCTCCTGGGCCACGCCCACTCTGGCCTTCCCAAGGAGGATGTGACCACACTGTCCCCAAGGGCCCTGTGGTCCCCAAAGGCAGGACCCTGTCAGACCCAGTTTAAGGGGAGCACTGGGCAGGAGGGCACTTGTCGGGCGGTGTGGACCGGAGGGTGGGGTGCAGGGTGGGCGTACCCCGGGGCTGGGACGGGCCCCCGTGGGGCAGAACCAGGGCGGCTTTATGGAGCCGCAGGTCGCCTTCCCTGGCCGGCGCCCTCCTCACTAACTCTGAGCCCTGAGTTTAGGGGCGGTGAACTCTGGCCGATTAAGCGAGCGGGGATTCCCTCGGGGAGCCCGGCGAGGCGGCCGGGCCGGTCAGCTGCGCGCAGGGCAGGTTGGGGCCGGCGAGTTCGGGCGCAGCCGGTTGGGTTCCGGGAGGGGCTCCGGGAGGGGCGGTTACCGAAGCTGCGCTCCGAGCGGATGCGGCCCCCGGCGCGGCCCGTGGCCTCCAGGACCCGCAGGTGCCGGAAGGCGGAGTGACCGCAGAGCCTCTGCGCCGCGCCCAGCCCCGCGATGCCGCCGCCCACCACCAGCACCCGGGGTCCGCCCGGGGCCTCCCCGACGCTGCCAGTCGCCTCCATCGCGCGGTCCGGGCAGTCAGAGGACTTCCGAGTAGCCGGGAGGTCTGGAGCTCTCGGAGGAGGCCGGAGGCGGAGCGAGGGGGCGGGGAAGGGCGGGGAAGGGGCCGGGCCGGGCCCCACAGTGCGCCTCGGCCTCCGCGAGCCTCCCGACTGGGTTCAGGTCTCAGAGGGAAGCGCCCCGCGTGGGAGGGCCCGCGAGGACAGGCGTCAGGGAGCGTCCCCATGGAGGGAGAAGCCGGCCGGGCGGACCAGTGTCTCCTCCAAGGGAGACGAGGGCGCAGCGAGCGCTTCCCCCAGGGACCCGCGTCGAGTGCGAGGGCGCAGTGGGTCTGGGGGTGCCACGGTGTCAGGGGTGGGACCTGGGAGAGCTTAACGCGTCCGGAGGGTTCTGTGAAAGCCTCCAGCATCGCCGGCGAGCCGTCAGTTCGCGTGTGCGCGCGCctgcgtgtgcgtgtgtggtcACAGGTCTGCAGGGACACAGGACCCAAGTACAAAGTTCAGAAGGCCCAGGGCAAGTGCAGAAACGTCCCTTGCCCGGGGAAGTTGAGCGCACACCCAGGCACGCCCGTATTTCTGGAGAATTCCTCCGGTGCAGGCGGCCGCGTTTTCTACTGCATCGCAGTCCGCGGGGGTTGGAAACGCTCCCGCCCTGTTTTCAGGCGCGTCCCCGCCTCCTGAGCCTCCGTCCTCTGCGGAGGGGCCGCGCGCTCCAGTTTGCCAGTGTGAGCTTTTACCCTTCACTCTCGGCGTGGACCTCCTGAGCCGTGTCTGACTTTCTTTTGATTCCCTCTCGTCCCAGCTGGAGAAAAGGGTCCTGGAAGGGTGACCTGGTGACGCTGGATTCCACTCCCCATCACTCCCTAGCCAACCCCGAGAGCTGAGCTCCAGGCAGGGAGGAGGACGGGTGCCTGGGAGGCGGGCGACTCCCTGGGCGGTGGCGGGCACGGGTCGAGCGTCCTCTGTCCGTCAGGGGCCCGCAGCGCCAGGAGGCGACGCTGGATGCAGTGGCCAtctcctcctgcctccaggccATGGGGAACCCAGGGCGGATCGCGGGTCAGCAGGGCCAGCTCTCCACCAAGCTGGCCCACCCAACATGCCAGGACTAAGGAAAGAAGGgctgccccacccccacagtCGGATGGCAAGTGTTTGGGGTGCAGCACCCGCTACTAGTGTCACCTGTTCTGCCTGAGCAGGCCTCTCTGTTACTCCCTGCTCTTGGGCCTGAAGCAGAGCCGCTGGCTCAGCGGGACGCTCCATTCTGAGGTCCCTGGCGTGCACCACGGAAGCCCAGCAGGACCACCCACCCAACTGCCCCAGCTCCCCAGCGGAGGTCCTGAGATGGCGGATTAAATACTCTGGGGTCCTGAATTCCACAGATGAACTGGGTCCCCCACGGGTATGGCCAAGGGGACGGCCCACTCCCTAGTGGCTCCGTGTGAAATCAAGCCGTTGCTGCTCTCACCGCGGGGCCCAGCTCACTGCCCAGACATAGGAGCACATCGCCCTGCGCACGGGCTGGGTGGGCACAGCTGTGAGGGATGCCACCCCATGCCTCAGGCCTCCTGCACAGGCGTGGGCCTCGCCACTCTGGGTGGACAGGCTACTTTGGCCCCTCAGCCTCTGGGGACTGCTACCCTGTTTTCAACACAGTGTCAGGCACCATCTGGTCAGCCAGCTCCTCCAGCCCCGAGACTCCCGTGTCCTCACTCTCCTGGGCCGTTACGGTCAGCCAGGGCCCAGCCTTTGCTGGAAGGCTGTCCAGGCTGGGCTCTGGTCAGGCATCGATGTCCCCCAGGCACCTGGCCTCACCTCGCGTTGGGACAGCCTCTGCAAGGTGGAACAGGAAGGGTCTGGCTTTGCCTCTGTCATCTCCTCCTGGTCCATCATGTCCTCCTGGCCAGCCCGTTCCTGGTTCCTGCGGGGAGCCCAGCCAGAAGGGGAACCGAAAGATTCTAACTTAATTCTAGTTCAGCCTCCTGGATCCTCTTTTGGAGCAGCAGGATCCCATAAAAGCTACTTGGCTCAGCACCTTGCTGGCCACGCCTCCCCACAGCGGTCCACACAGGCCAGAGGTGAACATGCCCCACACCCGGAAGGCCTGGTGCAAGGAGGGTGATTGTAGTGACTGGAATGGGAACTCTGGCTTTATGGCGCGGAGAGAGAAGACATGGATGCCAAGGGCTGCAGGGTGGGGACAACCGATGCGCTCTTTGTCCCCTAGATGTGGTGCCACAGCCTGAATCCAACAGCACCTGCCACTGACGCTCTGACCTGGGGCTGGGTTAGTTACCCGTCCCCCTTGCTCTGAAATGGAGAGTGCACGTGACCACGGCCAGTCCTGGACGATCCTGCCATGCCAGAGCCACTAGCTGGAACACACGGACACAACCTCTTTTCTGTCTGACTGGTACAAGGTATGTGCTTCTCCTAACTCCAGAGAGCCTTGGGTGATGCCACCGATGGTGATCAAGGTGGCAACTACCCATGTGGCTTTGACTGAATCAggcttgttcattttttaaaatagctttattgataTAGACATCATGCTGCAAGACTTCTCCCGTTTAAAGTGTTCAATTCAGTGGTGTTCAGTTTAGTTACAGAGTTGTGCCACTGTCACCATCATCCAGTTtagaacttttttgttttgttttgttttgttttttgagatggagtcttgctctgttgcccaggctggagtgcatgacactaccttggctcaccgcaacctctgccttccaggttcaagcgattctcctgcctcagcctcccgagtagctgggattacaggcgcgtgccactacgcccggctaatttttgtatttttagtagagacaagagtttcaccatgttggaccaggctggtctcgaacacctgacctcaggtgatccgcctgccttggcctcccaaagtgctgggattacaggcatgaaccactgcgcccggccccaagtttagaacattttcatcaccctaaaaagcAAATGAGGATACCCCTCAGCAGTCAACCCCATcatcccctccctccagcccctggtgaCCACTAATCtagtttctgtctctgtggatttgcctgttctgtacatttcatagaaatggaatcattcagtgcatggcctttgtgtctggcttttttcactgcGCGTAACATTTTCAAGGCTTGTCCGTTTTGTAATGTGGATcagtgcttctttcttttttactcctGAATAGAGTCCATTGTATAGTTAAATACATTCTAATGGATCCATTGTTTGGATAtatgacattttgtttatccattcatgagtTGATGGACAACTGgctttttcccactttttggctattatgaataatgttgctatgaacgtTCGTGTCTAAGGTTTTGTGGAcatttgtcttcatttctctggggtGTACACCTAAGAGTGGAGTTGCTGTTTGACCttttcaggaaacaacagactgttttccaaagtgaccgCACCATCTTCCATTCCCGCTGGCAATGCACCACCAGCGTTCCCCGCTCACGCCCCACAACCCGCTGTGACTGTTGGGCTTTTTCTTGCAGCCGGCAGCCGGCACAGTAGGTATGACATCGTATCACTGAGGTgtcagtttgcatttccctaatgattcgTGATGCTGAGCTTATCTGACATTGATTAGCTTCATTGGAGGAATGTCTGTTCAGTCCTCTCACTATCTTGGTAGTGTCCTTTCagacataaaagttttaaattttggtgaaaTCCAATTTACATATGTTCTCcctttgttgcttgtgcttttgttgGTAAATTACTTGATGGAGGACGGGAGCTGCCCGGCCTCCTGGGTCATTAGAAAGGAAACCTCTTGGCGGGCACGGTGGCctactcttgtaatcccagcactttgggaggccaagaccggtggatcacttgaggtcaggagttcaagaacagcctggccaacatggcaaaactcccgactctactaaaaaactacaactattagctgggcatggtggtaagcacctgtagtcccaactactcaggaagctgaggcaggagaatcgcttgaacccaggaggcacaagctacaatgagccgagatgacaccactgcactccagcctgggtgacagcgagccaagaaagaaaggaaagaagagaaggagaaggaaggaaggaaggaaggaattaaacctcttttctgtttgAGCCATTTCATTTTGGGCCTGTCTGTCCCAGAGGTTTAACTACACTAATGTAGAGCGTCTTTTAGTAAAGGTTTGTTGTTGATTTGTTTCTACTTACATGAGATGTCTCCATTTTACCCTCagtcttgaaataaaattttgctgtgtgttcatttttgctttgaattgaattattttcttgaacatagtgaggcaggagaacagggtcTGGAGGCCAATTCATGCTGACtccctagaactaaatcaaatggaaactcTTCCGCTATGACAGAAAGtgtcctctccatttacataggaCGTACACCAAGAaaccaatggaaacctctagagggtatttaaacccccaGAAAAATCTGTAACGGGgctcttgagcccctatgctcagccgctcccacactgtggagttattttcgttttcttttcttgtttcttttttgagatgaagtctcgccctatcgcccaagctggagtgcagtggtgcgatctcgtctcactgcaacctcggcctcccggattcaagcaattctcctgcctcagcctcccgagtaaccgagaccacaggcgtgcaccaccatgcccagctaatgtttgtatttttagtagagagggggttttcaccatgttggccaggctggtctcaaactcctgacctcaggtgatctgccgcccgccttggcctcccaaagtgctgggattacaggcctgagccaccgcgcctggccacactTTTGTTTTGCATAAATCTCGCTTTTGTTgatgcttccttctttcctcgctttgtgcgttttgtccagttctttgttcaagacgtcaagaacctggacaccctccaccagtcACAATATCGGTTtcgctttccattccattttatccAGGATGGTTTTATCTCCACCCTGGCATTATCTCCACCCTGGCATTTGCAGAATCCGGGCAAGTACACAAATGGATGCTCCACAATACTTGTCtagatatttaaaagttataaataaaataatttaaatgaatcaaaattttattatttaaatctgttGAAGTCCTGTGTACTTGAAAATAAAACTCTTCCTAATGTGGCGTTCAGTGCCCACGCCGCTGCCACCGTGCCCTGGCCCTGCGCCTGGGCGCGCTGTGTCTGCTGCTGCAGACGCGGGCGGGCGGGGGAGGCGGCGCAGAGCCCGGCAGGCGCCGCCGTTGCCTCCGCCTCCGCATCCGCGCGGTCTCCCCGGGGTCAGCTGGGACCCCGAGGGCTGGGGCGGGGGCGCGGGCGACTGCGGTGGGGCCTGGAGGGCGCTGGTCACAGCCCAGGGCGGGGTCCCGGGGACGCCCCTCGGACTTAGATCTGCGAGCGGCAGCTCGGgcctgggggcggggcctggggcgGGGCCTGGTGGAGAGCGCGCCGCTTGCTCTGCTCGCGCTGATCTCGCGAGGGCCGCCTGGTCTCGCGGCACTGGCCTGTGGGCGGAGCGAGCCCTGAAAGGCTGGGCGAGGGGGCGGCTCCGCGGGGCCGGGCGAGTAGTCCAGAGCGCCATGGCCGCCCTGCGTGTCCTGCTCTCCTGCGTCCGCGGCCCGCTGAGGCCCTCGGTTCGCTCTCCCGCGTGGCGTCCCTTCGCCTCGGGTGAGTGCGCGGTGAGAGCTGGCGGCCCGAATCTCGTCCTGACTCCGACCTGTATGCCCAGACCAGATCCCAGACCGCACCCGCCTCCCGCCTGACCCCGCATCCCCCACCTGAACCCTACCCGCACCGCACTCCGCCTGACCCCGCACCCCCCCACCTGACCCCGCACCCCCGGCCTGGCCCGGCAGCCCTCTTCCGCCCGATCCCGCATCCCCAGGGCCTGACTCCGCACTCGCCTGCCTGACTCCGCACCTACCACCTGACCCCGACCCGCAGCCCCTGCCTGGTTCAGGCCTGCAACACCCCCCTCGCCTAGTGCTGCACCCCCCACCTGACCCGCACCCACAGCCTGACCCAGGCTTAACACCCCCCCACCACCCGCCACCCCGCACCGACACCACCCACCTGATCCTGgcctgcacccccaccccccgcctgGCTCTGCAGGAGGCCACTCTCACCAGGCCACGCCCTGCGGGAGGCCCGGCGGCTGGCTGGTACTGCCCCAATGCCAAGACCTCTGGCCAACTGGGCGCATGGTGGGGGTTGTGAAAATCCCAGGTGTTCCCTCGGCTCTAAGAGCAGGTGTAGCCCCTGTGCAGCAGGCCAGCCCGAGAACAGGAGATGCAGGTACATTTTGTCCTGGGTGCCTCCTGACCAGGGCCGCCCCTCAGAGGGTCCTAAGGGAAAAGCTGACACCTCCTCCCCAGCCACAGGGGGTGCCCTCTTCCTCCCTCGTGGCTCACCTGGGGCCCCATTCACCAGCGGCCATCACTGGCTCTAATATCTGAGGAATCTTGGGCCGTGCCTTGGGCTGGGGAAGAACTCTtgcttcttcttcctccctcacccTGTGTATCCAGTGGACCGCTGAGTTGTGTTGGTTTCATCCCTAAGCTCTCCTTGGCCTTCGGCTTCTCCACCCTGACAGCAACCCTTTCCTGGATCTTGCATGGCAGGCACTGCTGCCAGACACTTCACTTCTGATCTTCCAGTTACCCCTAGAAACTCACAGGATAcagcggggcacagtggctcatgcctataatcccagcactttgggaggctgaggcaggtggatcacctgaggtcattgagaccaccttggccaacatggtgaaaccccatgtctactaaaaatacaaaaattagctgggtgtggtggtgtgtgactgtagtcccagctactcgggaggctgagacaggagaatcacctgaaccctgtaggcagaggtcgcagtgacccgagattgcgccactgcactccaacctgggcaatagaatgagactcagtctcaaaaaaaacaaaaaaaaaaaacgaaacccATAGCACAGGGACTATGATCCCTGCTTTGCCACTAACAGAGGCAAGCACCCAACACACAGGCTACCTTTGTCTTTTCAGGTTCACCTTcttgtagggaccagccccacagggtcggtgggtctctccccgtgtgcggcgacgagagagtgtagaaataaagacacaagacataaaaggcagctgggcccgggggaccactaccaacCAAGTGCAAGGAGCTGGCTTACACCCCCTCACCTCTTGGCATTTGTTGAAAGAAGGTGTTTCCCGGTGCCTTGTCTCAGCAGAGTCCAGGGCTGTCTCCAGTGTGGTGTCCTGGGAAGAGCTGACCAAGGCATATTAGGAGAAGGAAAGCGGCTGTGGGCTGTGTTCTGTGctggggatttttctttttttctttttttttttttttttttttgagacggagtctcactctgtcgcccaggctggagtgcagtggtgtgatctcagctcactgcaagctccacctcccgggttcacgccattctcctgcctcagcctcctgactagctgggactacaggcgcccgccacaacacccgactaattttttgttttttttttttttttttttttgagacggagtctcactctgtcgcccaggctggagtgcagtggcgcaatctcggctcactgcaagctccgcctcccgggtttacgccattctcctgcctcagcctctccgagtagctgggactacaggcgcccgccaccacgcccggctaattttttgtatttttagtagagacggggtttcaccgtggtgtcgatctcctgacctcgtgatccgcccgcctcggcctcccaaagtgctgggattacaagcgtgagccaccgcgcccagctaattttttgtatttttggtagagatggcgtttcaccatgttagccaggatggtctcaatctcctgaccttgtgatccgcccgctttggcctcccaaattgctgggattacaggcatgagccaccgcgcccagcctggggaTTTTCTTTGGGACATGTTCAAACACATGTGAAAGCAGAGACAATGGCCCAAGGCTACCATCTATCCTTGTGGCTGAGAGCTACACCTGGAGCCACTGGGGACTGGGCAGGGAGCCCTCAGAGGGCCTCTTGGGGTCACACTGTATCCACCGGTGGGGCCACATCCCTTCCCCCACTCTCCCCAGTTTGATACCCCTTTTTGCCTTCTTGCTCTAGGTGCTAACTTTGAGTACATCATCgcagaaaaaagagggaagaataaCACTGTGGGGTTGATCCAACTGAACCGCCCCAAGGCCCTCAACGCACTTTGCGATGGCCTGATTGACGAGCTCAACCAGGCCCTGAAGGCCTTCGAGGAGGACCCGGCCGTGGGGGCCATTGTCGTCACCGGCGGGGATAAGGCCTTTGCAGGTACACGCAGCAGCGAAGGCCTTTGTGTCTGGGCAGACGTGGGAGGCACGTGTGGCCTTGGGAGAAACCTCCAGACAGACTTGCACCTCTGTGATGGCAGAGGCACGCGACTGGGGACTTCCTCAAATGTCGAGTGAAGACGGTCATGGGAACGGCTTGCATGAGCAGCTTTGTGTATGCCGGAGCCGCACGTGCTCCACCAGCAAAATAGCTTCTTCAAAGGGGTTTAGGTCCTTGGCAGTCAGGCTTTGTGTGTGTCGAGGGCTTATGCCCTGAGAATATG contains:
- the PAOX gene encoding peroxisomal N(1)-acetyl-spermine/spermidine oxidase isoform X2 is translated as MEATGSVGEAPGGPRVLVVGGGIAGLGAAQRLCGHSAFRHLRVLEATGRAGGRIRSERSFGGVVEVGAHWIHGPSRGNPVFQLAAEYGLLGEKELSEENQLVETGGHVGLPSVSYASSGARVSLQLVAEMATLFYGLIDQTREFLHAVETPVPSVGEYLKKEIGQHVAGWTEDEETRKLKLAILNSFFNLECCVSGTHSMDLVALAPFGEYTVLPGLDCTFSKGYQGLTNCMMASLPEDTVVFEKPVKIIHWNGSFQEAAFPGETFPVSVECEDGDRFPAHHVIITVPLGLSTFSVGSLPGLSLSSWRLCRMKKYFCVSPKCSGE